In the genome of Candidatus Hydrogenedentota bacterium, the window CGAGATTGTGGGACTGCTTGGTCCCAACGGCGCAGGCAAATCTACAACGATGAAGATTTTGACGACTTACCAATATCCAACGGCGGGGACGGCGGAGATCAATGGGGTGGATGTACTTAAGAATCCTCTTGAAGTACGGAAATCCATTGGCTATCTTCCTGAAATTTTGCCCCTTTATATGGATATGGAAGTTCGATCCTATTTGGAATTTGTAGCGCGGGCACGCGGTCTTCGCGGTGCAACCCTAAAAAACAGGATGAACTCCGTCGTTGATACTTGTGGGCTCCGCGGCATGTACCGTAAGGTCATCCGTGAATTATCCAAGGGCTACAAACAGCGTACGGCGCTGGCACAGGCATTGGTACACAACCCCGATGTGATTATCTTGGACGAGCCTACTTCAGGCTTGGATCCCCATCAGATTCTTGAGATCCGTCATTTGATCCGTGATTTGGCTGAGGATAAAACCGTGATCCTCTCTACCCACATCCTGCAGGAGGTGGAGGCGACTGTTGACCGTATTGTTATTATCAATCGCGGCAAAATAGTGGGGAACGGTACCATTAACGAATTGCGCGCCAGAGCAAAGCACTCCGAACGGCTCGCTGTTTCTATTGAGGGACAACGGGAAGAAACGGAACGACTCCTGAGCGGACTGGAAGGTGTGCGACAGGTCGTTTTTGAAAAAGAGTCAGAGGGCTGCGTTTCCTTTGTCCTCCACAGCGCTGTCGACCGTAATCCTTGGCGCGAATTCAATACCCTCGCAAGGGAGAAGCAGTGGCGGGTACGTGAGTTGGCAGATCGGCCGCTCTCCTTGGAGGAGACCTTTTTGACCTTAACCGAAAAATCCTCAGCCAAAGCTGAATGATCTTAGGAGAATATCGTCATGCGCAAT includes:
- a CDS encoding ATP-binding cassette domain-containing protein is translated as MIKANKLTMDYGPVRALENVSFEVNRGEIVGLLGPNGAGKSTTMKILTTYQYPTAGTAEINGVDVLKNPLEVRKSIGYLPEILPLYMDMEVRSYLEFVARARGLRGATLKNRMNSVVDTCGLRGMYRKVIRELSKGYKQRTALAQALVHNPDVIILDEPTSGLDPHQILEIRHLIRDLAEDKTVILSTHILQEVEATVDRIVIINRGKIVGNGTINELRARAKHSERLAVSIEGQREETERLLSGLEGVRQVVFEKESEGCVSFVLHSAVDRNPWREFNTLAREKQWRVRELADRPLSLEETFLTLTEKSSAKAE